The Vicia villosa cultivar HV-30 ecotype Madison, WI linkage group LG1, Vvil1.0, whole genome shotgun sequence genome includes a region encoding these proteins:
- the LOC131610808 gene encoding equilibrative nucleotide transporter 1-like, producing MATLHHGNNSIIESTLPLPSSSSTKKKAPQDTWNLAYIIYFTLGIGYLFPLNSSITSVDYFSYLYPQASVDRIFAIISILISLSGLFLIILNGRKSHAYVRINVGLALFVVSLLVVPLLDVGYVKGRVGLNNGFYVIFGAVGVAGVANALVQGSVVGSAGELPERYTQAVILGNAVSGIRVSLLWIFTKVFYTQDASSLQKSANLYFSISTVIMLICIILYNVVQKLPIMKYYIELKIQAIAAEEDKGPLTGSVWRSTVRDTVRIIKLYGFAIMLIYVATLAIFPDYITYDVHFQLLNDCYPILLIICFKVFNFVGNSLAEVYLVKNAKIAVGYWIARLLFFPLFFGCLFRIRTEIPVTILTCLLGLTNGYLTSVLMISTPKTVKLQHAETAGIMSMVFLVSSLVVGSIIAWFWVI from the exons ATGGCGACACTACATCACGGCAACAACAGTATCATAGAATCAACCCTTCCTCTaccttcatcttcaagtacaaagAAAAAAGCACCACAAGACACATGGAACTTAGCATACATAATCTACTTCACACTTGGAATCGGTTACTTATTCCCATTGAACTCATCCATTACATCCGTTGACTATTTCTCTTACCTTTACCCTCAAGCAAGTGTTGACCGGATTTTCGCTATCATTTCCATACTCATTAGTCTTTCTGGTCTCTTCCTCATCATCCTTAACGGACGCAAATCTCATGCTTATGTAAGGATCAACGTCGGCCTTGCTTTGTTTGTTGTTTCTCTACTGGTTGTTCCTTTGCTTGATGTTGGTTATGTTAAGGGCCGTGTCGGGTTGAATAATGGATTCTATGTTATTTTTGGGGCGGTTGGGGTTGCTGGTGTGGCTAATGCATTGGTGCAGGGTTCCGTTGTTGGATCCGCCGGTGAGTTGCCAGAGAGATACACGCAGGCTGTCATTCTTGGAAATGCTGTCTCTG GTATACGTGTTTCTTTGCTGTGGATATTTACAAAAGTTTTTTACACACAAGATGCCTCCAGCCTGCAAAAGAGTGCAAATCTCTACTTTTCTATATCAACTGTGATTATGTTAATATGCATAATTTTATACAATGTTGTACAAAAGCTTCCCATTATGAAGTACTACATAGAACTTAAAATTCAGGCAATCGCTGCGGAGGAAGACAAGGGTCCTTTGACTGGATCTGTATGGAGGTCAACGGTACGGGATACTGTAAGAATAATCAAGTTGTATGGATTTGCCATCATGCTCATTTATGTTGCGACGCTTGCAATATTTCCAGATTACATAACTTACGATGTCCATTTTCAACTTCTTAATGATTGCTATCCGATTCTCTTGATTATTTGCTTTAAAGTGTTCAACTTTGTTGGCAATAGTCTTGCTGAAGTATACCTAGTAAAAAATGCTAAAATTGCAGTAGGCTATTGGATAGCTAGACTGTTGTTTTTCCCTCTTTTCTTTGGATGCTTGTTCCGGATCCGGACGGAGATTCCGGTGACAATCCTGACTTGTCTTTTAGGGCTTACAAACGGATACCTGACTAGTGTATTGATGATTTCAACTCCTAAAACTGTAAAGTTGCAGCATGCAGAGACTGCAGGAATTATGAGTATGGTGTTCTTAGTTTCTAGTTTGGTTGTTGGGTCCATTATAGCTTGGTTTTGGGTCATCTAA
- the LOC131643351 gene encoding equilibrative nucleotide transporter 1-like, whose protein sequence is MVTLQHDNNNSIIESTLLLPSSSSTKKKPPQDTWNLAYIIYFTLGIGYLFPWNSFITAVDYFSYLYPQASVDRIFAIVSTLISLSGLFLIILNGHKSHAYVRINVGLALFVVSLVIVPLLDVVYVKGRVGLNNGFYVTVGAVGVSSVANALVQGSVVGSAGELPERYTQAVVVGNSASGILVSFLRIFTKAVYTQDASGLQKSANVYFFVSIVTMLICIVLYNVAQKLPVMKYYNELKIQAIAAEEDIGPLTGSVWRLTVWDTVRTIKWYGFGIMLIYVVTLAIFPGYITEDVHSQVLKDWYPILLITCFNVFDFVGKSLTAVYLLKNAKIAVGCCIVRLLFFPLFFGCLRGPKFFRTEISVTFLTCLLGLTNGYLTSVLMILAPKTVKLQHAEIAGIVSVLFLVFGLAVGSIVSWFWVI, encoded by the exons ATGGTCACTCTACAACACGACAACAACAACAGTATCATTGAATCAACCCTTCTTCTtccttcatcttcaagtacaaagAAAAAACCACCACAAGACACATGGAACTTAGCATACATAATCTACTTCACACTTGGAATCGGTTACTTATTCCCATGGAACTCATTCATTACAGCTGTTGACTACTTCTCTTACCTTTACCCTCAAGCAAGCGTTGACCGTATTTTTGCTATAGTTTCCACACTCATTAGTCTTTCTGGTCTCTTCCTCATCATCCTTAACGGACACAAATCTCATGCTTATGTAAGGATCAATGTCGGCCTTGCTTTGTTTGTTGTTTCTCTAGTTATTGTTCCTTTGCTTGATGTTGTTTATGTTAAAGGTCGTGTCGGGTTGAATAATGGATTCTATGTTACTGTTGGGGCGGTTGGAGTTTCCAGTGTGGCTAATGCTTTGGTGCAGGGTTCTGTTGTTGGATCCGCCGGTGAGTTGCCGGAGAGATACACGCAGGCTGTCGTTGTTGGAAATTCTGCATCTG GTATACTTGTTTCTTTCCTGAGGATATTTACGAAAGCTGTTTACACACAAGATGCGTCCGGCTTGCAAAAGAGTGCAAATGTCTACTTTTTTGTATCAATTGTGACAATGTTAATATGCATAGTTTTATACAATGTAGCACAAAAGCTTCCCGTTATGAAGTACTATAACGAACTTAAGATTCAAGCAATCGCTGCGGAGGAAGACATCGGTCCTTTGACAGGATCTGTATGGAGGTTAACTGTATGGGATACTGTAAGAACAATCAAGTGGTATGGATTTGGCATCATGCTCATTTACGTTGTGACACTTGCGATATTTCCGGGTTACATTACGGAGGATGTCCACTCACAGGTTCTTAAGGATTGGTATCCGATTCTCTTGATTACTTGCTTTAATGTGTTCGACTTTGTTGGCAAAAGTCTTACTGCAGTATACCTATTAAAGAATGCGAAAATTGCAGTAGGTTGTTGCATAGTGAGACTGTTgtttttccctcttttttttgGATGCTTGCGCGGTCCGAAATTCTTCCGGACGGAGATTTCGGTGACATTCCTGACTTGTCTCTTAGGGCTTACAAATGGATACTTGACTAGTGTGTTGATGATTTTGGCTCCTAAAACTGTAAAGTTGCAGCATGCAGAGATTGCAGGGATTGTGAGTGTGTTGTTCTTAGTTTTTGGTTTGGCTGTTGGGTCTATTGTATCTTGGTTTTGGGTCATTTGA
- the LOC131643350 gene encoding elongator complex protein 3, which translates to MAAAMVAEARKAPRPGKGGFEGHGLTEEEARVRAIAEIVNSMVDLSHKGHKVDLNALKSAACRKYGLSRAPKLVEMIAALPDSEREVLLPKLRAKPVRTASGIAVVAVMSKPHRCPHIATTGNICVYCPGGPDSDFEYSTQSYTGYEPTSMRAIRARYNPYVQTRGRIDQLKRLGHSVDKVEFILMGGTFMSLPADYRDYFIRNLHDALSGHTSANVEEAVTYSEHSATKCIGMTIETRPDYCLGPHLRQMLSYGCTRLEIGVQSTYEDVARDTNRGHTVAAVADCFCLAKDAGFKVVAHMMPDLPNVGVERDMESFREFFESPKFRADGLKIYPTLVIRGTGLYELWKTGRYRNYPPEQLVDIIARILAMVPPWTRVYRVQRDIPMPLVTSGVEKGNLRELALARMEDLGLKCRDVRTREAGIQDIHHQIKPEEVELVRRDYTANEGWETFLSYEDTRQDILVGLLRLRRCGRNTTCPELMGKCSIIRELHVYGTAVPVHGRDSDKLQHQGYGTLLMEEAERIAWKEHRSTKIGVISGVGTRHYYRKLGYELEGPYMVKYLL; encoded by the exons ATGGCGGCTGCAATGGTAGCAGAGGCGAGAAAGGCACCACGACCAGGTAAGGGAGGCTTCGAAGGCCACGGCCTCACCGAAGAGGAAGCACGCGTGCGAGCCATAGCAGAGATAGTAAACTCCATGGTCGACCTATCTCACAAAGGCCACAAAGTGGATCTCAACGCTCTCAAGTCCGCGGCGTGCCGTAAGTACGGCCTCTCACGCGCCCCCAAACTCGTCGAGATGATAGCCGCTCTTCCTGACTCCGAACGAGAGGTTCTCCTCCCTAAACTCCGAGCTAAACCCGTCCGAACTGCTTCTGGAATCGCCGTTGTTGCTGTCATGTCCAAGCCTCATCGGTGTCCTCACATTGCCACCACTGGTAACATTTGTGTTTACTGCCCTGGTGGTCCTGATTCGGATTTTGAATATAGTACTCAGTCTTATACAGGTTATGAACCTACCAGTATGCGCGCAATTCGAGCGAG GTATAACCCTTATGTTCAGACAAGAGGTAGGATAGATCAGCTTAAGCGATTAGGTCACAGTGTAGACAAG GTTGAATTTATATTAATGGGTGGAACTTTCATGTCTCTTCCGGCGGATTACCGTGACTACTTTATAAGGAATCTTCATGATGCTTTGTCGGGTCACACCTCTGCTAATGTAGAGGAGGCGGTAACATATTCTGAGCATAGTGCAACCAAGTGTATTGGCATGACAATTGAAAC GAGGCCAGATTATTGTCTCGGGCCACATTTGCGACAGATGCTTTCTTATGGTTGTACACGATTGGAGATTGGAGTTCAAAGTACCTATGAGGATGTTGCCCGTGACACTAATAGAGGACATACTGTTGCTGCTGTAGCTGATTGTTTTTGCCTGGCTAAAGATGCCGGTTTCAAG GTTGTTGCTCACATGATGCCTGATCTTCCAAATGTTGGTGTTGAAAGGGACATGGAAAGTTTCCGAGAGTTTTTTGAAAGTCCCAAGTTTAGAGCAGATGGGCTTAAAATATACCCCACTCTTGTAATTCGCGGAACTGGGCTTTATGAGCTCTGGAAAACTGGCAG GTATAGAAATTATCCACCTGAACAGCTTGTGGACATCATAGCAAGGATCCTTGCAATGGTACCTCCGTGGACACGTGTTTATAGAGTTCAGCGGGATATTCCGATGCCTTTGGTTACTTCTGGGGTTGAGAAAGGGAATCTAAGGGAGTTAGCATTAGCTAGAATGGAAGATTTGGGATTAAAATGTCGTGATGTTCGGACCAGAGAAGCTGGAATTCAG GATATTCATCACCAAATTAAGCCAGAGGAGGTTGAACTTGTTCGTCGTGATTATACAGCAAATGAAGGTTGGGAAACATTTCTGTCATATGAAGATACACGGCAG GATATCCTCGTTGGTTTGTTGAGACTGCGAAGATGTGGCCGAAACACTACTTGTCCAGAGCTTATGGGAAAATGTTCTATTATTCGTGAGCTCCATGTTTATGGAACCGCTGTACCAGTTCATGGAAGGGATTCTGACAAGCTACAACACCAG GGTTATGGTACGCTTCTTATGGAGGAGGCTGAACGGATTGCTTGGAAAGAACACAGATCAACTAAGATAGGTGTAATTTCTGGGGTTGGCACGCGCCATTACTACAGAAAATTGGGATATGAACTTGAAGGGCCTTACATGGTGAAATATCTATTGTAA